From a region of the Drosophila ananassae strain 14024-0371.13 chromosome XL, ASM1763931v2, whole genome shotgun sequence genome:
- the LOC6503607 gene encoding flocculation protein FLO11 isoform X3: MMEQSLGKQTTTRPTTEMANRNRNIPNTTNVAATATATASTSSSSSSSMSMSSATCSATIVQAKQRPPPLKTATTTVTTTLVSSSEGGQPLPPSAHGGGAGSAAGGGGGTYRGTATLTTPSTPRIELSRASSSSHHEEDSRESSPENVFEQVGTGTLQETIGLGFREEGALELRSSTEELYFMDAEQKKEEQERIQQQQQQAKRSSPHIFKFDDHQSYLQQHQRKDSASSEVAALLCISGRTSRISSVGSQGSAVSRLSAVSGVSRSPSPHRMLLETSFCGPKPVELAGAAGGAGASGGSSASTAATSAHSQGECVPGTGTVAANAALLEQLLLARKHDPTQAVLAEGIKVLPPAQLHSSAPSSSTSRRSRQAASLANGERESKSAGKPTIGAQRRSTKSPGQMVVGKTASGTEYIRINLRPDHMYSDKGIAANERVVEAPNQLAPVYSKPASLSLQGGGGGAAAASVIEEMHLTPTASPKTGKRFTSRSPSPATGPGGGGASVSRKSSFSSLFRLGKDSPDSPRETARSRSKSKDRPSTASGGLGGSGGGAGGGSQNVTPSKQKSVLAIFKPGKRGSQSSKSSSPVESSVEPAPPPPPPAPGSSGSENRSRPPSRPGSRLRYYDEPVEGYIHIPLHTPPEEREARTLLQGIQQLASAAQASVDPSPLPSHRVLPSSAVATAPPGTHITASQLAAAAAALRPVAHKKVAQRPDLDAIQSLPSQDEPPMPPSNDQTGTGGANWSLEVQRHSSQDSQETTADSVGSVVSARAANLAQQREQQAEIQRLPSVESTQSACEPKLVHTVATVNAPHPDVETAAAKERRRLLFATRLGSGSQEQLFSTQFSISKTESQSSQLSEQVEQHSSTSEATVGGPVGPDGLQRQGTVIRRIEPSIPPPPPPRGVCSSSEDEPDAKTAGGRESVVMRSKQKPSSGDEAPAADVRHSRYLENFNVRLKLQDNNLPAEAEVPPGQATTAAIPRKPKRQSITESRRETSQSSGGATPTTPIPAATQPPAPSTSKATTSTTPTTTTGAATPPSSVPCHAPLPPASQAMASALVSPPAERRNSQSTDDHEPVESSESERDSDMAGSSSVTTAVPAGDEAAKRHHHHHFPRNVCVIEEHESTGLVSQESFDDELPYIPTTLPEERAQGVPLIPMRERANMELKTCPVDRPRSTTPLNPSHIEEYCTGIPVPQDNVAGYLSSIDPTMLSTGGGSALGGSEAGGTGGAPVRGEKLRISLPRKESAGKERIQSSKSPRRTSNASGKSWFEFAEEGLRANNNLERKDSAKQLLPVVTPPPQAGATLEEPKPKASTQRKLSGHWIDFENIPEKRKPAKRITALPKESLAGAGAGAASGGTAVTTTSSSSACGSGHRPGSGHHHHHHHHHQQQSKQGPDGGGDKLHYNYVKPEDCQCECHEAERDESSTTTAGAGDTSTGTGTGTGTGSESLPSAEHGEDMLPLLDPETSTEGRIYADETHSLLGHSVKGGAGSRNQMGEFSRRDNGSSSRNRKFPDRK; the protein is encoded by the exons GTCGGCACTGGCACCCTACAGGAAACAATCGGTCTCGGCTTTCGGGAGGAGGGCGCCCTCGAGCTGCGCAGCTCCACGGAAGAGCTGTACTTCATGGATGCCGAGCAGAAGAAGGAGGAGCAGGAACgcatccagcagcagcagcagcag GCCAAGCGCTCCTCACCGCACATCTTCAAGTTCGACGACCACCAGAGCTACCTGCAGCAGCACCAGCGCAAGGACTCGGCCAGCTCGGAGGTGGCCGCCCTCCTCTGCATCTCCGGCCGCACCAGTCGCATCTCCAGTGTCGGCAGCCAGGGATCTGCCGTCAGTCGCCTGTCGGCCGTCTCCGGCGTCTCCCGCTCCCCCTCGCCGCATCGCATGCTCCTCGAGACCTCCTTCTGCGGCCCCAAGCCCGTGGAACTGGCCGGAGCAGCCGGCGGGGCTGGGGCCAGCGGGGGCAGTAGCGCCTCCACGGCGGCCACCTCGGCCCACAGCCAGGGCGAGTGTGTCCCCGGGACGGGCACAGTGGCGGCCAATGCGGCGTTGCTGGAGCAACTGCTCCTGGCGCGGAAACACGATCCCACACAGGCGGTCCTGGCCGAGGGCATTAAGGTCCTGCCACCGGCCCAGCTGCACAGCTCCGCCCCCAGCTCCTCCACGTCGCGTCGCAGCCGGCAGGCCGCCTCGCTGGCCAACGGGGAGCGGGAGTCGAAGTCCGCCGGCAAGCCCACCATTGGCGCCCAAAGGAGGAGCACCAAGAGCCCCGGCCAGATGGTGGTGGGCAAGACCGCCAGCGGCACGGAGTACATCCGGATCAACCTGCGTCCGGATCACATGTACAGCGACAAGGGCATCGCCGCCAACGAACGGGTCGTGGAGGCGCCCAACCAACTGGCTCCGGTCTACTCCAAGCCCGCCTCCCTGAGCTTACAGGGCGGCGGAGGGggtgccgccgccgcctccgtCATCGAGGAGATGCACCTGACCCCGACGGCGAGTCCCAAGACGGGCAAGCGCTTCACCAGCCGCTCCCCCTCCCCGGCCACTGGCCCTGGAGGCGGAGGAGCCTCCGTGTCCCGGAAGAGCTCCTTCAGCTCCCTGTTCCGGCTGGGCAAGGACTCTCCGGACTCACCCCGCGAGACCGCTCGGTCGCGAAGCAAAAGCAAAGACAGACCCTCGACGGCATCAGGAGGACTGGGCGGGAGTGGAGGCGGAGCAGGCGGTGGCTCCCAGAATGTGACGCCCAGCAAGCAGAAGTCCGTGCTGGCCATCTTCAAGCCCGGGAAGCGGGGCAGTCAGAGCAGCAAGAGCTCCTCGCCGGTGGAGTCAAGCGTGGAGCCggcgccaccaccaccgccccCGGCGCCGGGCTCCTCCGGATCGGAGAATCGCAGCCGGCCTCCCTCCCGGCCGGGCTCCAGACTCCGGTACTACGACGAGCCGGTGGAGGGCTACATCCACATCCCGCTGCACACGCCTCCGGAGGAGCGAGAGGCCCGCACCCTGCTCCAGGGCATCCAGCAGCTGGCCAGCGCCGCCCAGGCCTCCGTGGATCCCTCGCCTCTGCCCTCCCACCGTGTCCTGCCCTCGTCCGCCGTGGCCACCGCCCCTCCGGGCACCCACATCACGGCCAGCCAACtggccgccgctgccgccgccctCCGCCCGGTGGCCCACAAGAAGGTGGCCCAGCGCCCGGATCTGGACGCCATACAGTCGCTGCCCAGCCAGGACGAGCCGCCGATGCCGCCGTCCAACGACCAGACCGGGACTGGGGGGGCCAACTGGAGCCTGGAAGTGCAGCGGCACAGCTCCCAGGACTCGCAGGAGACCACGGCCGATTCCGTGGGCTCGGTGGTCAGTGCCCGGGCGGCGAATCTCGCCCAGCAGCGGGAGCAGCAGGCGGAGATCCAGCGACTGCCCTCCGTGGAGTCCACGCAGAGCGCCTGTGAGCCGAAACTGGTCCACACGGTGGCCACCGTGAATGCTCCGCATCCGGACGTGGAGACAGCGGCCGCCAAGGAGCGACGCCGCCTCCTGTTCGCCACACGACTGGGCTCCGGCAGCCAGGAGCAGCTCTTCTCCACCCAGTTCAGCATCTCGAAGACGGAGAGCCAGTCCAGCCAGCTGTCCGAGCAGGTGGAGCAGCACTCCAGCACCTCGGAGGCGACAGTGGGCGGACCAGTCGGTCCTGATGGCCTCCAGCGCCAGGGCACCGTCATCCGGAGAATAGAACCTTCcataccaccaccaccgccacccCGCGGGGTGTGCTCCTCCTCCGAGGACGAACCGGATGCCAAGACGGCCGGCGGCCGGGAGAGCGTGGTGATGCGCTCCAAGCAGAAGCCATCGTCCGGGGACGAGGCGCCCGCCGCGGACGTCCGGCACTCGCGGTATCTGGAGAACTTCAATGTGCGGCTCAAGCTGCAGGACAACAACCTGCCCGCGGAGGCGGAGGTGCCACCTGGCCAGGCCACCACTGCCGCCATTCCCAGGAAGCCCAAGCGACAGAGCATCACGGAATCAAGAC GAGAAACAAGTCAGAGTTCGGGCGGAGCCACGCCCACCACGCCCATCCCAGCAGCCACCCAGCCCCCGGCTCCATCCACTTCCAAGGCCACTACCTCCACCACACCAACAACCACTACGGGagctgccacgcccccctcCTCAGTGCCCTGCCACGCCCCGTTGCCGCCAGCTTCCCAGGCCATGGCATCGGCGTTGGTGTCCCCGCCGGCGGAACGCCGTAACTCCCAGTCAACGGACGACCACGAGCCGGTGGAGTCGTCGGAGAGCGAACGGGACTCGGACATGGCCGGCAGCTCATCCGTGACGACGGCGGTGCCGGCGGGAGACGAGGCAGCCAAgcggcaccaccaccaccacttcCCGCGCAACGTGTGCGTCATCGAGGAGCACGAGAGCACCGGGCTGGTCTCGCAGGAGTCCTTCGACGACGAGCTGCCCTACATCCCGACCACCCTGCCCGAGGAGCGGGCCCAGGGAGTGCCACTTATCCCCATGAGGGAGCGCGCCAACATGGAGCTGAAGACCTGCCCGGTGGACAGGCCACGGTCCACCACTCCCCTGAATCCGTCGCACATCGAGGAGTACTGCACCGGCATCCCAGTGCCGCAGGATAACGTCGCAGGCTATCTTTCCAGCATAGATCCCACCATGTTATCCACAGGAGGAGGCTCAGCTCTGGGAGGATCGGAAGCAGGAGGCACTGGAGGAGCACCTGTGCGCGGGGAGAAGCTCCGCATCAGCCTGCCACGCAAGGAGTCCGCCGGCAAGGAGCGCATCCAGAGCTCCAAGTCACCACGACGAACCTCCAACGCCAGCGGCAAGTCCTGGTTCGAGTTTGCGGAGGAGGGCCTCCGGGCGAACAACAATCTGGAGCGCAAGGACTCCGCCAAGCAGCTGCTCCCGGTGGTGACGCCACCGCCCCAGGCGGGCGCCACTCTGGAGGAGCCCAAGCCGAAGGCATCCACCCAGCGGAAGCTCTCCGGGCACTGGATCGATTTCGAGAACATTCCGGAGAAGCGAAAGCCCGCCAAACGGATCACGGCCCTGCCCAAGGAGTCActggctggggctggggctggggctgccTCTGGGGGCACTGCGGTGACCACCACCAGCTCCTCCTCGGCCTGCGGCAGCGGCCATCGACCCGGTTCCGGacaccatcaccaccaccaccaccatcaccagCAGCAATCAAAACAGGGGCCGGACGGAGGAGGTGACAAGCTGCACTACAACTACGTGAAGCCGGAGGACTGCCAGTGCGAGTGCCACGAGGCGGAGCGGGACGAGTCGTCGACCACCACGGCCGGGGCAGGAGACACCAGTACTGGGACAGGTACTGGGACCGGTACGGGCAGCGAGTCCCTGCCATCGGCGGAGCATGGCGAGGATATGTTGCCGCTCCTCGATCCCGAAACTTCAACGGAGGGCAG GATATATGCGGATGAGACTCACTCGCTTCTGGGTCACAGTGTCAAAGGAGGTGCTGGTTCAAGG AATCAAATGGGAGAGTTCTCTCGCCGGGACAATGGATCCAGTTCCCGTAATCGCAAGTTTCCGGACAGAAAGTAA